CCGCCTGGTGGGCGCCGTACGCACGCCTGCTGGGCAGACCCGTCTTCCATGTCGCGACCTCGGCCGAGTGCGGCGGTGTCCCGGACCCCTACGCCCTCCTGGAGACCGTCCGCCGGGTCCGCGCCGAGGGCGGCGACCCCCGGCTGCTCGTCCTGTCCGTCGCCGACGACCCCACCGCCACCGTGGCCCCGCCCGAGCTGCTGCACGAGACCCTCGAGGCCGCCGTCGGCGAAGGTCTGCACCTGGTCAGTGACGAGACCTGGCGCGACACCGTGCACGAGCCGCACGACACCGTGCTGCTCAGCCCCGCCGAGATGCTGCCCGAGCAGGTCACCGTCGTCACCGACCTGGCCGGCGCCCTGCTGCCGTCCGGCTGGCCCGCCGCGGTCGCCCGCTTCCCCGCGGGCGAGGCCGGCGACGACCTCCACGCGCGCGTGCTCGACGTGCTCACCGCACTCGGCGCCCGCGTGGCCGCACCGGTAGCCGCCGCTGCCGGGTACGCGCTGACGGAACCCGAGCCGCTCACCGCGCGCCGCGACGCCGCCGTACGCCTGCACGCGCGCGTGGCCGCCGCCGCGCACTCCATGGTCGTCACGGCGGGTGCCCTGGCCCGGCCGCCGCAGGCCGGCCGCCACCTCTACGTGGATCTCGGACCCCTGCGGTCCGCGTTCACCGACAGGGGCGTCGGCGATGCCCAGGACCTGGAGGACTTCCTCGCCACCCGGCTGGGCATGCCCGCACCGGGCGGCCACCGTTTCGGAGACGACCTGGAAGCGCTGCGCGTACGGCTGTCCACCGGCCCGCTCCTCGGCGGGACGGACGAGGAGCGCGCGGAATGCCTCAGGTCACCCTCGCCGTTGGAACTGCCACACGCGCAACGCGCGTTGACCCTTCTGGAATCGGTCTTCGACGATCTCCGTGACGACGCTCAGCGATGGGAGCCTCCTCGATGACGCAGCAGTCCGAGTCGACCACGAGCACGCCCGCCCAGGAGGCCGACGACCAGGCGGCCCTGTCGCCGTTCGAGCCCGCCGTCCCGCCCCTCGCACCCCCGAGGCCGCTCGGCGAGAGCCGGGCATGGCCGCGCACCTTCCACGACCGCCTCACCGCCCCGCTGCCCGGCCTGAAGGCCATGGCCCGGTTCGCCCGCGAGGGCGCCGTCCGGCCGGGCCGCGAGGGTCTCGCCGACATTCCCCGGCTGCCGTTCGCACCGGGCCCGCTGCCCCGCGTGGACGCGGGCACGGTCGCCGTCTCCTGGGCGGGGCACGCCAGTTGGGTGGTGCGGATCGGCGGGCTGACCGTCCTCACCGACCCGGTCTGGTCCCGCCGCATCCTCGGCACCCCGGCCCGCATCACCCCGGTCGGCATCGCCTGGAGCGCCCTGCCGCCCGTCGACGCCGTCGTCATCAGCCACAACCACTACGACCATCTGGACGCCCCCACGCTGCGCCGGCTCCCGCGCGACACCCCGGTGTTCGTGCCGGCCGGCCTCGGCCGCTGGTTCCGCCGCCGCAGATTCACCCGCGTCACCGAGCTGGACTGGTGGGAGGCGGCCGAACTGGGCGGCGTCCGCTTCGACTTCGTCCCCGCCCACCACTGGTCCAAGCGCACCCTCACCGACACCTGCCGCACCCTGTGGGGAGGCTGGGTGCTCACCGCCCCCGACGGACAGCGGCTCTACTTCGCGGGCGACACGGGATACGGCCACTGGTTCGACCGCATCGGCCGACGCTACCCCGGCATCGACCTCGCCCTGCTGCCCATCGGCGCCTACGACCCGCGCTGGTGGCTCAGCGACGTGCACTGCGACCCGGAGGAGGCGGTGCGCGC
The nucleotide sequence above comes from Streptomyces sp. NL15-2K. Encoded proteins:
- a CDS encoding aminotransferase class I/II-fold pyridoxal phosphate-dependent enzyme; protein product: MRRTDPEGHGPVRFGPPLPEDGLPVLPELSAVLAAAAGRAGSEPVGGGSPLLEAACGYWDRRGLPAEPGRVVAGPGAPSLLLALTAALGGDVLVPRPCAAWWAPYARLLGRPVFHVATSAECGGVPDPYALLETVRRVRAEGGDPRLLVLSVADDPTATVAPPELLHETLEAAVGEGLHLVSDETWRDTVHEPHDTVLLSPAEMLPEQVTVVTDLAGALLPSGWPAAVARFPAGEAGDDLHARVLDVLTALGARVAAPVAAAAGYALTEPEPLTARRDAAVRLHARVAAAAHSMVVTAGALARPPQAGRHLYVDLGPLRSAFTDRGVGDAQDLEDFLATRLGMPAPGGHRFGDDLEALRVRLSTGPLLGGTDEERAECLRSPSPLELPHAQRALTLLESVFDDLRDDAQRWEPPR
- a CDS encoding MBL fold metallo-hydrolase is translated as MTQQSESTTSTPAQEADDQAALSPFEPAVPPLAPPRPLGESRAWPRTFHDRLTAPLPGLKAMARFAREGAVRPGREGLADIPRLPFAPGPLPRVDAGTVAVSWAGHASWVVRIGGLTVLTDPVWSRRILGTPARITPVGIAWSALPPVDAVVISHNHYDHLDAPTLRRLPRDTPVFVPAGLGRWFRRRRFTRVTELDWWEAAELGGVRFDFVPAHHWSKRTLTDTCRTLWGGWVLTAPDGQRLYFAGDTGYGHWFDRIGRRYPGIDLALLPIGAYDPRWWLSDVHCDPEEAVRAAQDLGARRMAPMHWATFVLSAEPVLEPLTRVRAAWEKAGLPRDDLWDLPVGGSRVLT